The following are from one region of the Rhinoraja longicauda isolate Sanriku21f chromosome 11, sRhiLon1.1, whole genome shotgun sequence genome:
- the selenop2 gene encoding selenoprotein Pb isoform X2, whose product MGLQQPLLAILLGIAITLEAANNDTRICQVAPHWEIDNQSPMEEQSGQLVVVALLKASUQFCLTQAAKLGSLRDKLSLQGLKNIHYIIVNEKTLESRVMLWKLKQNTPQNITVYQQSTLQPDVWRILQGNKDDFLIYDRCGKLTFHIKSPYSYLNYRYVEAAILATYNTDICGNCIGSSTTLEV is encoded by the exons ATGGGATTGCAGCAACCATTACTCGCTATTCTTTTGGGGATAGCAATCACTCTGGAGGCAGCCAACAATGACACCAGAATCTGTCAGGTGGCTCCTCACTGGGAGATTGACAACCAAAGTCCAATGGAGGAGCAGTCTGGGCAACTGGTTGTGGTGGCCCTTCTCAAAGCAAGCTGACAGTTCTGCCTAACGCAGGCCGCTAA ATTAGGTAGTTTGCGTGACAAGCTTTCCCTTCAAGGCTTGAAGAATATACATTATATCATCGTGAATGAGAAAACGCTTGAATCCAGGGTCATGCTTTGGAAACTCAAACAGAATACTCCCCAGAATATCACTGTTTATCAGCAATCAACGCTTCAGCCTGATGTTTGGCGTATCCTGCAGGGGAACAAGGATGACTTCCTCATCTATGATAG ATGTGGCAAATTGACCTTTCATATCAAATCCCCATATAGCTACCTTAACTATCGCTATGTTGAAGCAGCAATCCTGGCTACATATAACACAGATATCTGTGGGAACTGCATCGGCAGCAGTACTACTCTGGAG GTTTGA
- the selenop2 gene encoding selenoprotein Pb isoform X1 — MGLQQPLLAILLGIAITLEAANNDTRICQVAPHWEIDNQSPMEEQSGQLVVVALLKASUQFCLTQAAKLGSLRDKLSLQGLKNIHYIIVNEKTLESRVMLWKLKQNTPQNITVYQQSTLQPDVWRILQGNKDDFLIYDRCGKLTFHIKSPYSYLNYRYVEAAILATYNTDICGNCIGSSTTLEETEDILL, encoded by the exons ATGGGATTGCAGCAACCATTACTCGCTATTCTTTTGGGGATAGCAATCACTCTGGAGGCAGCCAACAATGACACCAGAATCTGTCAGGTGGCTCCTCACTGGGAGATTGACAACCAAAGTCCAATGGAGGAGCAGTCTGGGCAACTGGTTGTGGTGGCCCTTCTCAAAGCAAGCTGACAGTTCTGCCTAACGCAGGCCGCTAA ATTAGGTAGTTTGCGTGACAAGCTTTCCCTTCAAGGCTTGAAGAATATACATTATATCATCGTGAATGAGAAAACGCTTGAATCCAGGGTCATGCTTTGGAAACTCAAACAGAATACTCCCCAGAATATCACTGTTTATCAGCAATCAACGCTTCAGCCTGATGTTTGGCGTATCCTGCAGGGGAACAAGGATGACTTCCTCATCTATGATAG ATGTGGCAAATTGACCTTTCATATCAAATCCCCATATAGCTACCTTAACTATCGCTATGTTGAAGCAGCAATCCTGGCTACATATAACACAGATATCTGTGGGAACTGCATCGGCAGCAGTACTACTCTGGAG GAAACTGAAGACATCCTTTTGTAA